From the Hoplias malabaricus isolate fHopMal1 chromosome 13, fHopMal1.hap1, whole genome shotgun sequence genome, the window TGTAGGGTAATGGTTGTATTCACTCAGTCGGCTCCTTGTTGAAATGCAGAGCAGCGTAACGGTGACATCAGCTGCTACGATTGATGATGTTTACATTAAGCATGCAGTCGCCCATGGTTTTGAAAGTTCAAGTGATGCCTGTGATGTGCCGAGAGTAACACACGAGAGAGATGTTCTTTCAAGTTACGAGGTACACATTCTCTACTGCTGCCTGTGTACCTCAGGgttgaggactgtccaataggatCGTCCCTCGGTTCTTTGTCTAATTAgacaggcttgactttgggTGGACGTTATGTGGCTGAACTGCAGaattcctgctttgtggaatactcCCTGGTATTTACAGATGTTCTCTGTTGATTTGCCGCTCTTTGATCACAGCACGCTGAGAGAGTGACTGCCATGCTCCCTGCTTCCTGCCTCTATACGTTCACTAGAAATTCCTGTTTTAACCGAATGAAAGAGAGAATGCACACAATGCGCACTACCCCCTCTTTGAACATCTGTTTGACTGTGCCAgtggtttttttcttcttttctttaaataatattaacccccccccccagtctTCCTCTTGGGTGTACGTGCATGTTTGCTGTACTGGGAGGAGCATGCTTGAGCAAGACAGTggcaggaagtgtgtgtgtaaaagagagagagagagtgtgtgcacgTTTGTTAGTGGGGGCAGGGAGGGTGATGGgttggtttgtttttattttgggtGCAGCCATTACATCATGCAGCCAGAGGCAGGGAGGTGGAGCCATGCAAGGCATCACAAGAACTGATTGGTGGGGTGAGTGTAGCGCTTTTGTGTCAGGGTAGTGATACAGCAGTGCACCAGCCAGTGCTGTGTGTTGAGAAATACACTCGTGTTGATTTAAGGTGTCATTGCTGGTAATAAATTAGGGCTAGCATTGTTTCAGTAAGGCCGTTTAGCCAAATGAGCCTCAGTAAGTAGCCGTTCTCCGCATCCGTAAGCCGAAAATGTGCTTCTTCCAAAGTGTAAACTGCTGCTGGCTCTTAATTAAGAAAAGTATCTGCATCGTATTTTACTAGATGTTAACATCAGTGTTTCATGATTATAGTCATTAAATAAACAGCCCCACCATCTCACATTCGTTTCTGTTTTCAGTTACAACCACTTCTGGTTTCGTGATTAACACACGATACACTGCGCACTCTTCGGTCCTCAAGCCACCATTTGCTTGAGGCCCTACATTTTAAGCTAAGAACCATTGGAAGTGGAGCGTTTTGTGTGGTgggtccaaagctgtggaactgcgagcttgttcatctgtaggtgtttttaaaaccagacttaaactcatctttttaaactagcataCGGATGATGATATGTCTATGTGGCTGTGTATGTACTACATCTATCTATTGCACGGTGTCCTTGGGTCTCTtgaatggcacttttccaaataaaaatgtgttattattatgtcttttcgacatttcaAAATTGGTTTAACACTGAAATAACTTAACAACAGCACGCCGTACATAGAACAGAGACCAAACTGAATCGTGGTCATAAACACATGTACAATCTTAATTAgcttaggttttttttgctgttttatgtattttacaTAAAGGAAACCACCCTGAACTGAAGGTCACACTCATCCAGCCactcgcgcgcacacacacttaAGTTTTAAGTTGATGTGACTTTTCAAACTACAGTTGTAACACACACTCCTAGAGGAAGTGGAAGTACATTTGTGAATGATAGACATCGTGGTGTGGTCTTTTGTTTTGGTtgcagcttgtgtgtgtgtgtgtgtgtgtgtgtcaccgtAACCTGAGCAGTCTGCCACTGGGGCCTTGAGTCACATGTCTGGACTCATATCCCTTCAGAAGAACTTGCTTAACTCTGTTCTCTTTTACTCTCCGCCCCCTGAGTCGCTCCTCAGCTAACACAGGGGCTGTTATTATCCCAGGCATGCTCCCCCAAGGCTGGGCCCAGCTcctctgagagagacagaccccTTACTCTTAAAAGCCTCCTCTGAGAGGCTGTCTGCTAGTCATGTTTATGCTAGGTCAGGTACACAATGCTGTAACtgctccaggaaaaaaaaagaaaaaagaaggcTCCGACTGAAAACACTCCACTGTGTGCCAGACAACGCAGTACATTTCCACTCCTTGAGCTGGGATTGTTTTGGATCGGTGCGGTTGGGAGCTGGCTTTGTTTGCTGTTACAGATTCTGTGATTTGTATCTGGCCTTCACAAAATGGCAGcaggtttattttttctttttgtttgttttcgtttGAATTAAATGAGCAATAAGTAATGTTTACTAACAGAATTTAGCAAAGAACATTAGGTGAAAGTggttgtttatttctttttctatgAAGTGCAAATGAGATTAAGCTTTAAATTTGTAGTCTCTAAAGGAACCAGTTTGTGGTTCATAGAGCAGGCATCCACTTTGGAGTGGCCATGTTTTTAAGATTTAGCACTGGatatctgacacatccaggtcactaggtgtcagtaatGTAGCCGTGCCATGACCAAGAATTAAACACCCATGGAGAAAGTAACCTGCTTTAACTGTACTTATTACTGTTAGgcattaatgtttaattattatttaattattcatatttacttataccgcgaccctgaaatggagaagcggagaagaaaatgatgatgatgatgatgatatttacTTATTACACATAAGTAACACAATACAAATGCCTTTGTTcaatatacaggaggtcctcgggttacgtcagtcccgagttacgatgtttcgtggttacgacacatctcccatttactgtataaagccttgtttcgacttaagtagttttgtgtcgtaaacgtcgtaacgtgaacttcgtgtttggtgtgcactgcgcggcggaagaatacacggttacacggctcaggaccgaggaggataggtgttaggataggatcagtgcttacagtatgttgacctggaggttgtgggttcgattcccgctccgggtgactgtctgtgaggagtgtggtgtgttctccctgtgtctgcgtgggtttcctccgggtgactgtctgtgaggagtgtggtgtgttctccctgtgtctgcgtgggtttcctccgggtgactgtctgtgaggagtgtggtgtgttctccctgtgtctgtgtgggtttcctccgggtgactgtctgtgaggagtgtggtgtgttctctctgtgtctgtgtgggtttcctccgggtgactgtctgtgaggagtgtggtgtgttctccctgtgtctgtgtgggtttcctccggatgactgtctgtgaggagtgtggtgtgttctccctgtgtctgtgtgggtttcctccgggtgactgtctgtgaggagtgtggtgtgttctctctgtgtctgtgtgggtttcctccgggtgactgtctgtgagaagtgtggtgtgttttccctgtgtctgcatgggtttccttcgggtgactgtctgtgaggagtttcctccaaaaacacacgttggtaggtggattggcgacccaaaagtgtccgtaggtgtgagtgtgtgtcgccctgtgaaggactggcgccccctccagggtgtattccaggaagaccctggacccaccgcaacactgaactggataagcgcttagagataatgaatgatcaTACATTAAATGATTTTACATTAAAGTAAAATGATACATTGATTATCCTGgtatttaaaagagaaaatgccTATATTTGTTGGTTTCTCTGGTCACTTGTGCCATCACACAAGGCATTCATAACCATTCAGAGTGTTCCTGTGAAATATCTCTGTTTCAAGGGCCAGGGTAGCCCTGACAATACGTCATACCCCTGTATCTTAAGGGATTGAGAGTCTCTAGcttcaggcaaaaaaaaaaaggaagtgtAGGGCTAAGTGGTAGGGGCAAGGTGTGAAATTTTATTCCGACATTTTTAGTACTGTGTTAATTCTTGTTTGCAGTGCAGCCGATGATAACTGGACTTGCCCGGTCTTGTTTTAATAAGATGAATCAGATAGTTACCAGGTAATCAACACTAGCAATGTTCTCAAACACACAATATTATCTTATTCACGATAGTGTTGTGATTAAGATTATAACCCGATTAAGCCATGGCAACATGAACAGAGGATGGGTGTGTACTGTGGTGTCAGCAattgtgttttattaaatgtgGGGAAACAGGTTATgagtacagaaaaaaaataggaACATTGTTTGCTGGTTGTGCAACTTTTTGACATGTCAATGTCTTCCTCAAACACTGGGTTGGACATGAATTGGTGTAATATAATtcagggttatttatttatttttttaaaaccttgTTAGATAATACAGACTTTAACGATGGAAATCTACCGGCAGTtgaattcagttttatttttacaactgGTGCTGTGAAAAGCAGCTTTACTCAGGGCCCAAGCCACAAGCCAAGGCTGCAGTGGCAGGGGGAaaaaccttgagaggaaccaagactcaaaagggGCCACACTTTCCTCTGTTTACCACCCAAGCAAAACGCTGCAGAAGGAGCAGTAGGAGTGAGTTACTGAGCGTACAGTAGTCGGTACCGTGTAAATGAGCAGGGCTGGTTAAAGTGAATAAAAAGCCCTGTCTCATCAGTCATTGTTTCcctatgaaaatgaaacactctGGCACATGCACTTGGCTCATTTGGGGTTGAGTAGGAACCCACAAATGTTGAGGTGTGTTCAGGAGGTCGGTGGAGAccgtagggttagggttagggttagacaCCCCAATCTCTTTCTCAAGGACCAAGTCAGACGGAATGAAAGTCACGTTAAttgctgattggctgatgcACGTAATAATAGTAGTGATGAGAATTAGACTCCCAAAGGAGCTGGGAGTTGGGGTCAGCTCTTGGCCAGTGGTTTGAAAGCTGGGAAGCAACTGGGTTTAACTTGGTAGAGAGTGCACTTTTAATCCCAATTCTGTCTATTTATCtctgactttattttattttaaccaaAGTTTATATAGCATCCAGCAGTTGATTCTGTCGACAGAAACACTAGGAATCAGGAATTGGAATCTACTCCTCCAAATCACTGCATGTCTGTCTGAGAAAACAGTGAAAACGAGACGTGGAggatgtttacagaaagagaaatATCAGTCTGGAGTCTACTAGGAGTCTACTAACGCTGTTATGGCTTTTTATTATAATCAAACGAATCGTAATTGACTCTATGACTCGTTTCATTTTTAACCAAAGTTTGTTTGAATGCATCCTCCTTTTTTTTACACGTATTGATAAATGTGTAGAGTCATGATTAAACCGCTCTCTCAGACTGCCACCGAGTCCGTTCCAAGTCTTTCCAGTCATTGGCTTTACTTACGATAACGAACATGAGTCTTATCAACAAAAATGTATGCAGTCGTTCCAACAGATTGCAAAATGCCAAATGAAAAGCCTTGATTGTCTTTTGAGGACAAGGTATTTGAGCGCTTAGGGGGGGGATATAGTAGGGCTGAACAATTCATTCatcaaaaatgaattaaaactgTCCCTTTAAAGCCACACGACCGCACTGTCGTCACATGAACCTGCCCCATGGAGGAGAGCTTTAACAGCAAGGCCaaaaaatgctgtgtctgacctTTTAGACATGTTTTGACTTCTGTGAAGATGTTCCTGAGCACAAAGaagtcaacattttttttttttttttttttttttttttttttaaagaagaaacaaaaaaaagtttcagCAGCCAGAATTAATATCACGTCTCAACACAATCACGTCACCAAATATGAAGTGActgacaagctcccagcaacattagaaaaaaacataccaatgtacaggaggtcctcgggttacgtcacgatgtttcgtggttacgacacgtctcccatttactgtataaagccttgtttcgacttaagtggttttgcgtagtaagcgtcgtaacgtgaacttcctgtttggtgtgcgcggtggaagaatacacggttgcGTGGCTacggaccgaggaggataggtgttaggaggaggataagtgcttacagtatgttatttacgtacagtatgtacgtatgttccgacttacacagaaaatcggtttacgacgcgacgtaggaacggatcaatgtcgcaagtcgaggaccccctgtacataCGTATTTACAGTAGCAaggtacaggggttggacaatgaaagtgaaacacctggttttagaccacagtaatgtattagtgtggtgtaggtcCTCCtattgcggccgatacagcgtcagttggtcttgggaatgacatacacaagtcctgcacagtggtcagagggatttgaagccattcttcttgcaggatagtggccaggtctctacgtgatgctggtggaggaaaacgtttcctgactcgctcctccaaaacaccccaaagtggctcaataatatttagatctggtgactgtgcaggccatgggagatgttcaacttcactttcatgttcatcaaaccagtctttcaccagtctcgctgtgtgtgttggtgcgttgtcgtcctgatacacggcaccgccttcaggacacagtgtttgaaccattggatgcacatggtcttactggtgcagtgtggagttaatgaagattgtccaccaggctgctccaatttagccctgaaacctcccacactacaatgacaggtgtttcactttcatcgTCTAAcccctgtgtatatatacactttatttaaaatgcaaGCCTTGATTGTGAACAATGTGGACAATCGTCatcaaagaaaaatatttgagttaatcgtgatattggtTTGCAGTCGTATCGCCCAGTCTCTGTAATATAGAGTTATTCGGGGGGCGTGTTTTGAAGGGTTCTGCTCGCAGAGAATTTATTAGTCGAGCCCTAAAGTGCAAGAAATGGTctccagatgttttttttttaacaagatCTTGCCTGGACTTGTGAGAATCGTGTAATGAAAGCAGTGTTGCCTAAATGTTGTTTGTTCTTTCATTTCAGATGTGCACTCCACGCAACACTCCAGCCACGCCGCCCAACTTCCCAGACGCTATCACCATGTTCTCCAAGATGCGGGCATCCGAGTGCACGAGCGCAGGGAGCAGCGGTCCGGCTCAGGTCCCCATGGCCTGCTCCCCTCCTCCGGCGTCCACGCCAGGCTTCAGCTCTTTCTGGGCGTCGTCACCGCCCAGCCACCAGCCTGCCTGGCTGCCCCCCTCCTCGCCCACGGGCCACCACAcgcaccatcaccaccaccatcaccatcatcaccaccaccaacacaCGCATCAGCCACCCATGTGGCCACCTGTCTCCCAGCCCGGCAGCACCCAGCAAACTCCGGTCATTTCAGCCCTCCACGGCCAGAGATGAGACTCGTGGCGCTGCTGGGGGTCAATGGGTTGGGAAGGGCAAGGGGTTTCAAGGGTTTTAGAAAAAGGCAGGTTACTGAGAGCTGCACTGGGGCACAGGGAGGGGTAGGTTTTAAAGagggtcttttttaaaatggctgccGATGGCCAGGGGACAGAGACAAGgtactttttctttatttttcttcccCCTTCTTAATATGAACAatcttttctctgtctgttttctttttcttccaaTTCTTAATGTAATAACTGTCTAAGCCTAGGAAGAACCACTAAGACAAATCAAAGAAGCGAAAGACTTGGATTTGGGGGCATTGGCTTCACGGTTGGGAaatgagattttattttatttttgccacGGAATCATCTGGAGCAAAGCAGGAATGAGAAAGACAAGGATGTGTGTTCGTCTTTTGACTACTTTCGGAGATcctcgcccccccccccccccccctccgtAGCACTGCACCGACGACAAGCACTCGCAATAAAGCAGCTCGCAAAGCATCGAAGGCTTACTGGACACACAACGGTGATTACGCTCTGCTCCTCCACGGCTCCGAGGAAAGATTGTGTTTAAAGAAGCTGTATTTTTAGAAAATTCACACAAATTCTTTAGGAACACTATCCCTCCTCCTGTTCCTCTGTGAGACAAATCCTTGAGGACCGTGTGCAGTCCAAGGAAATCAGCACAAACGAGTGAAAACTTTATAAAAATCTGCAATAATTTTGAAATCCACAGGACACCTTTTCCGTGTCCCGCTGAGGTTCCATGagtgttttcttttcctttttttttaaatgttgaattaCTGTTCCAAATTGTCACTTGGATGACTGTGTCCACCGTGCGGATGCTGgtttttttttagctgtttatGTCTGGTCACGTGACACTGATGGTTTTGTGTATTCCATTTTCCTCTTTCGCCTTCAAACAAACTGCTACGCTTCTGCAGAAATTGTGTTCCATTTTATGAGACGGTTAAAGGCTAGAGCTGAAGCCGGGAAGTAGCCAGCAAAGGTCCACATCCATCTAAGCCTAAAGGAATACTCCAGTGTGTTTGCCCCACCGTGATCTGGGACTGGCGAGGGATTGCCGTGGAGAGAAAGGTCACACATGGCCCTGTTGAGTTCAGTCACTTCCAAAAGAAGCCAAAATGTGGTAGAGGAATAGTGTAAATACAATGTTTTATATCAGTGGCTGAATTACAAGATTGAAACcacagtagaaatgatttaaaatggaAGAGATATAAGAGAACTCCCTGAAATTGAACGAAATACAGCTAAATACATCATTATTCATGGTCATCAAGCCTGTTATTATAGAAGCAGACGCTGAGAGTCACTGGAGTATTTCTTTAAGCCACACAACCAGCCAAGTAAGCTGTACTGCACCTACCTCTGCACCATCCCCTCCACCTGGATGTTTTCTACTAACCAACGCTTTGCAGGgtttttaacacacaaacaattgGGAACAAGGTCAGTCAATGCTCTCACCTCTTAAAGGTGTAAACTGTGTCTCAGAAAATAACCTCTCAAAGGAATACGCCTTTGAAAACTACTAAAACACGGATAACGCTGAATTAAAGCTGACTTCCACTAGGTTTTGTCACTTTCAGAACTCACACACGGGAAGCTGTTGGCCTTCTGTCACTAAAGGCATTGTATGATGTGGAGTATTCCTTCCAGCACGTTTGGGTTTGGTCAGATCTGTCCGAGTAGGGGTTGTAGCTTGTGAGATAACAATAATCTTAGGACCATTGAGAACTGAGAGAAacacaggtttaaaaaaaaaaaaagccctttttgATGCACATTTCAAAAGTCAGAGCCCACCATTCACTGGTTCGATTCcccgtcaaaataaaagtgtaaagCAGATGTGGATTTACTGAACAGAAGATAAAACCTCGGCGTTTAAATGTGATGTATTTATAACGGCTACAGTTTAGTTCACTTTTTAAAGAAATCTGCAGGGACACTTTTCCACACCACGTTTTCCAGTTGTTTCATGTCGTTCCGAGTGGATAATGTTTACTGTCCAAACGAATATCTCATCCTCAATGGCTGCTGGTCTCTAACATatgcacagtgctgtacaatgaatgttgttgttttaaacaaagctttgttgttgctgttgttgtatTTAAGTGGGGACAGATTTAAATGCTGAGGTCTTTGGTTTATCAGTCAACCACCTGTTTCTGTGGGTATTGGAGCAGATGGCTAACGGGGCTTTTGTTGTATGGTGAAACAGGCAAaaatctagagagagagagagagagtgtgtctgtcTCAGAGAACTCATTTCCTGGAGAGGATGTGTGGCACCGCACTGTTTCAGTGACACACGAGTGGCGCTGTTCTCGGTCTGATCTCACCAGGAGGCCAG encodes:
- the ubald2 gene encoding UBA-like domain-containing protein 2, encoding MSVNMDELRHQVMINQFVLTAGCAADQAKQLLQAAHWQFETALSSFFQEANIPSHHHQMMCTPRNTPATPPNFPDAITMFSKMRASECTSAGSSGPAQVPMACSPPPASTPGFSSFWASSPPSHQPAWLPPSSPTGHHTHHHHHHHHHHHHQHTHQPPMWPPVSQPGSTQQTPVISALHGQR